A genome region from Setaria italica strain Yugu1 chromosome III, Setaria_italica_v2.0, whole genome shotgun sequence includes the following:
- the LOC101778499 gene encoding beta-galactosidase 15 isoform X1: MVAFSPSPPSRWPLPPRFLALPILLCLGCLAAPASVRAAGVLRQVVVGGGGGGTFFEPFNVTYDHRAVILGGERRMLVSAGLHYPRATPEMWPSLIAKCKEGGADVIETYIFWNGHEPVKGQYYFEGRFDIVKFAKLVAAEGLFLFLRIGPYACAEWNFGGFPVWLRDIPGIEFRTDNEPYKAEMQTFVTKIVNIMKEEKLYSWQGGPIILQQIENEYGNIQGRYGQAGKRYMLWAAQMALALDTGVPWVMCRQTDAPEQILDTCNAFYCDGFKPNSYNKPTIWTEDWDGWYADWGEPLPHRPVQDSAFAVARFYQRGGSLQNYYMYFGGTNFERTAGGPRQITSYDYDAPIDEYGILRQPKWGHLKDLHAAIKLCEPALTAVDGSPQYVKLGPMQEAHVYSSAKVHTNGSISGNGQICSAFLANIDEHKYVSVWIFGKSYSLPPWSVSILPDCENVAFNTARVGTQTSIFTVESGSPSYSSRHKRRSLPLIGGPYLSSTWWTSKEPIGKWGEGSFAAQGILEHLNVTKDISDYLSYTTSVNISDEDVAYWNSKGVLPSITIDQIRDVARVFVNGKLAGSKVGHWVSLNQPVQLVQGPNELTLLSEIVGLQNYGAFLEKDGAGFRGQVKLTGLSNGDIDLTNSLWTYQIGLKGEFSRIYSSENQGYAKWSSMQNDDKQTPFTWFKTMFDAPEGNDPVAIGLGSMGKGQAWVNGHLIGRYWSIVAPESGCPSSCNYAGAYSDSKCRSNCGMASQSWYHIPREWLQESGNLLVLFEETGGDPFQISLEAHYTKTICSKISETYYPPLYSWSRAANGRASVNTAAPELHLQCDEGHVISKITFASYGTPSGSCQNFSVGNCHASTTLDLVTEACVGQNKCSISVTNDVFGDPCRKVVKDLAVEAECSPPLATKESRDDM, translated from the exons atggTCGCCTTCTCGCCCTCCCCGCCGTCGCGGTGGCCGCTGCCTCCGCGGTTTCTGGCGCTCCCGATCCTCCTCTGCCTCGGCtgcctcgccgcgccggcctcgGTACGGGCGGCGGGGGTGCTGAGGCAGGTTgtggttggcggcggcggcggcgggacctTCTTCGAGCCGTTCAACGTCACCTACGACCACCGCGCCGTGATCCTCGGCGGGGAGCGGAGGATGCTCGTCTCCGCGGGGCTCCACTACCCGCGCGCCACGCCCGAG ATGTGGCCGAGTCTGATTGCAAAGTGCAAGGAGGGCGGCGCGGATGTAATCGAGACATATATCTTTTGGAATGGGCATGAGCCGGTCAAAGGCCAG TATTACTTCGAAGGAAGATTTGATATTGTCAAGTTTGCCAAGCTGGTTGCTGCTGAAGGTCTATTTCTTTTTCTGCGTATCGGCCCATATGCTTGTGCTGAATGGAATTTCGG GGGTTTCCCAGTTTGGCTGCGTGACATTCCTGGTATAGAATTCCGTACTGACAATGAACCGTACAAG GCTGAAATGCAGACTTTTGTGACAAAAATTGTAAATATCATGAAAGAGGAGAAACTTTATTCATGGCAAGGTGGTCCCATTATACTACAGCAG ATTGAAAATGAATACGGTAACATTCAAGGACGCTATGGTCAAGCAGGGAAGAGATACATGCTATGGGCAGCTCAGATGGCACTTGCACTTGATACTGGTGTTCCTTGGGTGATGTGTAGGCAAACAGATGCACCCGAACAAATT CTCGATACATGCAATGCCTTTTACTGCGATGGATTTAAACCAAATTCCTACAACAAGCCGACAATATGGACTGAGGATTGGGACGGATG GTATGCAGACTGGGGTGAACCATTGCCTCATAGGCCTGTTCAAGACAGTGCTTTTGCTGTTGCTCGATTTTATCAACGTGGTGGAAGCTTGCAAAATTATTACATG TATTTTGGTGGAACAAATTTTGAGCGAACAGCTGGTGGTCCACGTCAGATAACAAGCTATGATTATGATGCGCCAATTGATGAATATG GTATCTTAAGGCAACCTAAGTGGGGGCATTTGAAAGATCTACACGCGGCTATTAAACTTTGTGAACCAGCTCTTACTGCAGTAGATGGTTCACCCCAATATGTGAAGTTAGGGCCCATGCAAGAG GCTCATGTATATTCCAGTGCAAAAGTCCACACAAATGGAAGCATTTCAGGAAATGGacagatttgctcagcttttcTGGCCAACATTGATGAACATAAATATGTTTCAGTCTGGATTTTTGGAAAATCTTATAGTCTACCACCATGGTCTGTGAGCATACTACCAGACTGTGAAAATGTGGCTTTTAATACAGCTAGG GTTGGTACACAGACTTCAATTTTTACTGTGGAATCAGGTTCCCCCAGTTATTCAAGTAGACATAAGCGTAGGAGTCTACCCCTTATTGGTGGTCCATATCTCTCAAGTACTTGGTGGACTTCTAAAGAGCCTATTGGTAAATGGGGTGAAGGCAGCTTTGCTGCTCAGGGGATATTAGAGCACTTAAATGTGACAAAAGACATCTCTGACTACCTTTCATATACTACGAG TGTGAACATTTCTGATGAGGATGTTGCATATTGGAATTCCAAAGGCGTTCTTCCATCAATAACCATAGACCAAATTCGTGATGTAGCACGTGTATTTGTAAATGGGAAGCTTGCAG GTAGTAAGGTTGGTCATTGGGTCTCACTGAATCAACCAGTTCAATTGGTTCAAGGACCTAATGAGTTGACACTGTTGTCGGAGATTGTTGGCTTGCAG AATTACGGTGCTTTCTTGGAGAAGGATGGAGCTGGATTTAGAGGTCAAGTAAAACTCACTGGTTTGTCAAATGGGGATATAGACCTCACTAATTCACTTTGGACATATCAG ATTGGTTTGAAAGGTGAGTTTTCGAGAATCTATTCTTCTGAGAACCAAGGATATGCTAAGTGGAGTAGCATGCAGAAtgatgacaagcagacaccctTCACATGGTTCAAG ACAATGTTTGATGCACCGGAAGGTAATGACCCTGTTGCCATTGGTCTTGGGAGCATGGGCAAGGGCCAGGCTTGGGTGAATGGGCATCTCATTGGGCGCTACTGGTCGATAGTAGCGCCAGAGTCTGGGTGCCCATCCTCATGCAACTACGCAGGAGCATACAGTGACAGCAAGTGCCGATCGAATTGTGGAATGGCTTCGCAAAGCTG GTACCATATACCACGCGAATGGTTACAAGAGTCAGGCAATCTATTGGTACTCTTCGAGGAAACAGGGGGAGACCCTTTTCAGATATCGCTGGAGGCTCATTACACCAAAACTATCTGCTCAAAAATATCCGAGACTTATTATCCCCCCCTTTATTCCTGGTCACGTGCTGCCAACGGTCGTGCCTCTGTGAATACGGCAGCACCGGAGCTTCACTTACAGTGTGATGAGGGGCATGTGATCTCGAAGATTACATTTGCGAGTTACGGAACCCCTTCAGGTAGTTGCCAGAACTTCTCTGTCGGGAATTGCCATGCATCGACTACTCTGGATTTGGTTACAGAG GCATGTGTCGGCCAGAACAAATGTTCCATCAGTGTCACCAACGATGTATTTGGCGATCCATGCCGAAAAGTCGTAAAGGATTTGGCAGTTGAGGCCGAGTGCTCCCCGCCATTGGCTACCAAAGAATCTCGAGATGATATGTGA
- the LOC101778499 gene encoding beta-galactosidase 15 isoform X2, producing the protein MVAFSPSPPSRWPLPPRFLALPILLCLGCLAAPASVRAAGVLRQVVVGGGGGGTFFEPFNVTYDHRAVILGGERRMLVSAGLHYPRATPEMWPSLIAKCKEGGADVIETYIFWNGHEPVKGQYYFEGRFDIVKFAKLVAAEGLFLFLRIGPYACAEWNFGGFPVWLRDIPGIEFRTDNEPYKAEMQTFVTKIVNIMKEEKLYSWQGGPIILQQIENEYGNIQGRYGQAGKRYMLWAAQMALALDTGVPWVMCRQTDAPEQILDTCNAFYCDGFKPNSYNKPTIWTEDWDGWYADWGEPLPHRPVQDSAFAVARFYQRGGSLQNYYMYFGGTNFERTAGGPRQITSYDYDAPIDEYGILRQPKWGHLKDLHAAIKLCEPALTAVDGSPQYVKLGPMQEAHVYSSAKVHTNGSISGNGQICSAFLANIDEHKYVSVWIFGKSYSLPPWSVSILPDCENVAFNTARVGTQTSIFTVESGSPSYSSRHKRRSLPLIGGPYLSSTWWTSKEPIGKWGEGSFAAQGILEHLNVTKDISDYLSYTTSVNISDEDVAYWNSKGVLPSITIDQIRDVARVFVNGKLAGSKVGHWVSLNQPVQLVQGPNELTLLSEIVGLQA; encoded by the exons atggTCGCCTTCTCGCCCTCCCCGCCGTCGCGGTGGCCGCTGCCTCCGCGGTTTCTGGCGCTCCCGATCCTCCTCTGCCTCGGCtgcctcgccgcgccggcctcgGTACGGGCGGCGGGGGTGCTGAGGCAGGTTgtggttggcggcggcggcggcgggacctTCTTCGAGCCGTTCAACGTCACCTACGACCACCGCGCCGTGATCCTCGGCGGGGAGCGGAGGATGCTCGTCTCCGCGGGGCTCCACTACCCGCGCGCCACGCCCGAG ATGTGGCCGAGTCTGATTGCAAAGTGCAAGGAGGGCGGCGCGGATGTAATCGAGACATATATCTTTTGGAATGGGCATGAGCCGGTCAAAGGCCAG TATTACTTCGAAGGAAGATTTGATATTGTCAAGTTTGCCAAGCTGGTTGCTGCTGAAGGTCTATTTCTTTTTCTGCGTATCGGCCCATATGCTTGTGCTGAATGGAATTTCGG GGGTTTCCCAGTTTGGCTGCGTGACATTCCTGGTATAGAATTCCGTACTGACAATGAACCGTACAAG GCTGAAATGCAGACTTTTGTGACAAAAATTGTAAATATCATGAAAGAGGAGAAACTTTATTCATGGCAAGGTGGTCCCATTATACTACAGCAG ATTGAAAATGAATACGGTAACATTCAAGGACGCTATGGTCAAGCAGGGAAGAGATACATGCTATGGGCAGCTCAGATGGCACTTGCACTTGATACTGGTGTTCCTTGGGTGATGTGTAGGCAAACAGATGCACCCGAACAAATT CTCGATACATGCAATGCCTTTTACTGCGATGGATTTAAACCAAATTCCTACAACAAGCCGACAATATGGACTGAGGATTGGGACGGATG GTATGCAGACTGGGGTGAACCATTGCCTCATAGGCCTGTTCAAGACAGTGCTTTTGCTGTTGCTCGATTTTATCAACGTGGTGGAAGCTTGCAAAATTATTACATG TATTTTGGTGGAACAAATTTTGAGCGAACAGCTGGTGGTCCACGTCAGATAACAAGCTATGATTATGATGCGCCAATTGATGAATATG GTATCTTAAGGCAACCTAAGTGGGGGCATTTGAAAGATCTACACGCGGCTATTAAACTTTGTGAACCAGCTCTTACTGCAGTAGATGGTTCACCCCAATATGTGAAGTTAGGGCCCATGCAAGAG GCTCATGTATATTCCAGTGCAAAAGTCCACACAAATGGAAGCATTTCAGGAAATGGacagatttgctcagcttttcTGGCCAACATTGATGAACATAAATATGTTTCAGTCTGGATTTTTGGAAAATCTTATAGTCTACCACCATGGTCTGTGAGCATACTACCAGACTGTGAAAATGTGGCTTTTAATACAGCTAGG GTTGGTACACAGACTTCAATTTTTACTGTGGAATCAGGTTCCCCCAGTTATTCAAGTAGACATAAGCGTAGGAGTCTACCCCTTATTGGTGGTCCATATCTCTCAAGTACTTGGTGGACTTCTAAAGAGCCTATTGGTAAATGGGGTGAAGGCAGCTTTGCTGCTCAGGGGATATTAGAGCACTTAAATGTGACAAAAGACATCTCTGACTACCTTTCATATACTACGAG TGTGAACATTTCTGATGAGGATGTTGCATATTGGAATTCCAAAGGCGTTCTTCCATCAATAACCATAGACCAAATTCGTGATGTAGCACGTGTATTTGTAAATGGGAAGCTTGCAG GTAGTAAGGTTGGTCATTGGGTCTCACTGAATCAACCAGTTCAATTGGTTCAAGGACCTAATGAGTTGACACTGTTGTCGGAGATTGTTGGCTTGCAG GCATGA